CAATGAAAACAAGCAATAAAAACGCAGCCGACCATCACGCTGCGAAACGTCGCTGGTTGAACTCTCACGAAGAGGGATATCACAAAGCCATGGGCAACCGTCAGGTGCAGATGATTGCTATCGGCGGTGCTATCGGTACAGGGTTGTTTTTGGGTGCAGGCGCACGTCTGCAGATGGCGGGGCCTGCTCTCGCACTGGTCTATCTGGTGTGCGGAATTTTCTCTTTCTTCATTCTCCGTGCGCTCGGCGAGCTGGTGTTACACCGCCCGTCCAGCGGCAGTTTTGTCTCCTATGCGCGTGAGTTTTTGGGCGAAAAAGCCGCTTACGTCGCGGGCTGGATGTATTTCGTTAACTGGGCGATGACCGGGATAGTCGATATCACCGCAGTTGCCCTTTATATGCACTACTGGGGCGCGTTTGGTGACGTGCCGCAATGGGTCTTTGCCCTTGGCGCGCTGGCGATCGTCGGCACCATGAACATGATCGGCGTGAAGTGGTTCGCCGAAATGGAGTTCTGGTTTGCGCTCGTAAAAGTGTTGGCGATTGTCATTTTCCTGGTAGTCGGTACGGTGTTCCTCGGCAGCGGTAAGCCGCTCGACGGCAATGCGACCGGTTTCCATTTAATCACCGATAACGGCGGATTCTTCCCCCACGGCCTGCTGCCAGCGCTGGTGCTGGTTCAGGGCGTGGTCTTTGCCTTTGCGTCCATCGAACTGGTCGGTACCGCTGCGGGAGAATGTAAAGATCCGCAGACCATGGTGCCAAAAGCGATTAACAGCGTGATCTGGCGTATCGGCCTGTTCTATGTTGGATCCGTGGTGCTGCTGGTTCTGCTGCTGCCGTGGAATGCCTATCAGGCGGGACAAAGCCCGTTCGTGACATTCTTCTCGAAGCTTGGCGTGCCCTACGTCGGCAGCATTATGAACATTGTTGTGCTGACCGCCGCGCTCTCCAGTCTGAACTCGGGTCTCTATTCTACAGGACGCATTTTGCGCTCCATGTCGATGGGCGGCTCAGCACCTAAATTCATGTCGAAAATGAGCAAGCAGCAGGTGCCTTACGCGGGCATTCTGGCGACGCTGGTCGTTTATGTTTTCGGCGTGTTCCTGAACTATCTGGTTCCTTCTCAGGTGTTCGAGATCGTGTTGAACGTGGCGGCCATTGGGATTATCGCCTCCTGGGCCTTTATCGTGGTGTGCCAGATGCGTCTGCGCAAAGCCATTAAAGAAGGTAAAGCGGCTGACGTGGCCTTCAAGATGCCAGGCGCGCCTGTCACTTCCTGGCTGACGCTGCTGTTCCTGTTCAGTGTTCTGGTGCTGATGGCGTTCGACTATCCGAACGGCACCTATACCATTGCGACCATCCCGCTGCTGGCAGTGCTTCTGATCATTGGCTGGTTTGGCGTGCGTAAGCGCGTGAATGAGATCCACAGCACTGCGCCGGTGATGGTCGAAGATGACCAACACGACGGCCCACTGGTTGAAGAAACGTCGCGTTAAGCGTTGAACAAGCCATAAAAAAGGGAAGGCATCTGCCTTCCCTTTTCTTTTACAGCTAGCGCGATTACAGCACGATGCGAATCACATCGTCAGGCTGAGTGGCTTCTTGCTGACGGGTCGATTTCTGCTTCACCGTCACGTACAGCGTTTTGCCATCCGGTGACAGCGCCAGGCTGTTTGGGAACACCGGCGTATCAAGAGTTTTGATGACTTTATAGGTTTTGGTGTCGATGATGCTGACTTTACCGGCTTCGCGGTGAGTCACATACGCTTCGTTACGCGTTGGGTTAAACAGCACGGCGAGCGACTCTGGTGCGGCGATTTTTGCCAGCACGCTGCCATCTTTCAGGTTAACCACCAGCACTTCCGGCTGCTTTGAATCCGTCAGAAACGCACGTTGCCCTGCGGTATCCAGGCTCAGGTTCAGGTAAAAATGCTCTTTCCCGTCGTCCTGCACTTTTTTATGGCTCACGACTTTGTGAGTGGCAGTGTCGATCGTGATCAGTTCGCCGTCGGCATTGGTGGTGTATAACCGTTTTGCCTGCGAATCCAGCGCCAGACCGGTACTGTATGTTCCGGTATTGGTGATGGTGTCTTTTAGTTTCAGCGTTTCACCATCAATCACCCAAATCACGCTCTCTTTGCCCACCCCTGTGATGTACACGGTATTAGTGGTGTCATCCGCCACCAGCTCGCGTGGCTGGAGAGGCTTAACAGTCTCGGTACGCTTACGATCGTCCAGCACCAGACGGCCTTTCACTTCACCCGTTTTGGCATCAATCGCCGTGACGGCGCTGTTGGTCGTATTGCCAAACCACAGCGTTTGCGTCTTGCTGTTGATGGTTGCGCCGAAAGGTTTCAGATCGTTATGGATCGCCTGCGTCACGTCGAGCGTGACGGGATCAAGACGATACACCACACCACCTTTGTCCGTTTTACGGCTTTGCGTGGTGGCCACCCACAGGGCATTTTCCTGCTGGCTCACGGCCATTTCGTATGCGCCCTTGCCTACCGCTTTGCGCAGCATCTCTTCTGCAGCATGAACATTGAACGAACCCGCGATCAGTAAAGAACCTAACAGCAGTGAACCACGCAGACGCGGCGAGCACAGATGAGGTAATGACATGACGACTCCCTTAGATAAAAAATGTGTAATGCCGACAGTGCTTCCTTGAGACGAAGTCATCGCTTCGTCATGTTTATTGTTGAGAATAGTAATCATTATTCCCGTGAATGTGGAGTCATTGTTTCCTGTTTCGCTCTCCGCCCTCTTTTTATCTACACTTCCATTAACGCAATGTGCTGTTAAAGTTTTCATAATGTTTACAAAAGATTTACCATACGCACATGTGTTCCATTTGGTTCGTCACTTTCTCAACTGGCTTTTATTCATGAAAATCATTTCCGCCCGGCAGGCAACGCTCTCCCTATTATGGGTTCCGATCGTCCTGGCCCCCGCAGTTGCGCTCGCCGCACAAGAACAAACGATGATCGTCAGCGCGACTCCGCAGACCGTTTCTGAACTGGATACCCCGGCCGCCATCAGCGTGGTTAACGGGGACGACATGCGCCAGGCCGCACCGCGCATTAACCTTTCGGAATCTCTCGGTAGCGTGCCCGGCTTACAAATTCAAAATCGTCAGAATTACGCCCAGGATTTACAGCTTTCGATGCGCGGATTTGGGGCGCGTTCGACCTTTGGCGTGCGCGGTATCCGTATGTATGTGGACGGTATTCCGGCCACCATGCCGGATGGCCAGGGGCAGACGTCTAATATCGATCTTTCCAGTATTGAGAGCGTCGAAGTACTGCGCGGTCCGTTTTCGGCGCTGTACGGAAACGCCTCGGGCGGCGTGATTAACATCGCCACTCAGACGGGTCAGCAACCGCCAACGATTGAAGCCAGCAGCTATTACGGCAGCTACGGCACCTGGCGTTACGGTATGAAAGCGACGGGTGCGATGGGCGATGGTACCCACGCCGGCGACGTGGATTACACGGTGTCGACAACGCGTTTCACCACCAAAGGCTATCGCGATCACAGCGGC
This sequence is a window from Enterobacter sp. 638. Protein-coding genes within it:
- the ansP gene encoding L-asparagine permease; translated protein: MKTSNKNAADHHAAKRRWLNSHEEGYHKAMGNRQVQMIAIGGAIGTGLFLGAGARLQMAGPALALVYLVCGIFSFFILRALGELVLHRPSSGSFVSYAREFLGEKAAYVAGWMYFVNWAMTGIVDITAVALYMHYWGAFGDVPQWVFALGALAIVGTMNMIGVKWFAEMEFWFALVKVLAIVIFLVVGTVFLGSGKPLDGNATGFHLITDNGGFFPHGLLPALVLVQGVVFAFASIELVGTAAGECKDPQTMVPKAINSVIWRIGLFYVGSVVLLVLLLPWNAYQAGQSPFVTFFSKLGVPYVGSIMNIVVLTAALSSLNSGLYSTGRILRSMSMGGSAPKFMSKMSKQQVPYAGILATLVVYVFGVFLNYLVPSQVFEIVLNVAAIGIIASWAFIVVCQMRLRKAIKEGKAADVAFKMPGAPVTSWLTLLFLFSVLVLMAFDYPNGTYTIATIPLLAVLLIIGWFGVRKRVNEIHSTAPVMVEDDQHDGPLVEETSR
- a CDS encoding YncE family protein, translated to MSLPHLCSPRLRGSLLLGSLLIAGSFNVHAAEEMLRKAVGKGAYEMAVSQQENALWVATTQSRKTDKGGVVYRLDPVTLDVTQAIHNDLKPFGATINSKTQTLWFGNTTNSAVTAIDAKTGEVKGRLVLDDRKRTETVKPLQPRELVADDTTNTVYITGVGKESVIWVIDGETLKLKDTITNTGTYSTGLALDSQAKRLYTTNADGELITIDTATHKVVSHKKVQDDGKEHFYLNLSLDTAGQRAFLTDSKQPEVLVVNLKDGSVLAKIAAPESLAVLFNPTRNEAYVTHREAGKVSIIDTKTYKVIKTLDTPVFPNSLALSPDGKTLYVTVKQKSTRQQEATQPDDVIRIVL